The Erythrobacter insulae genome window below encodes:
- a CDS encoding MFS transporter, whose product MSLVPGKLPLRLKLIHGFGAVAFGVKDTGFSFFLLLFYNQVLGMEAWLVSLALLIALLVDAVVDPILGNLSDRTYTKWGRRLPWLYAAPIPLAFAWVLLWSPPGGEAPSFLGLVGIAVVVRILLSACEVPSISLLPEITSDYVERTTLFRYRYLSGWLGGLFMMVLAYSVFLSGENGLLQREGYFSFGLFGGILMVISVMGSAIGQHKLVANLPATKPPPFSIKACFAEIYEAFSEKAFLIFAAGGLAAYISQGMSFSMSNYLNVFVWRLDATPLGEGGATMLDIYPLALFLSVIVMFFIVGPLHHRLGKPKSAAMSAIGSLVILLSPYGALLAGIWPDTGTFASAMLLYALLIPGNALAITVMISASSMIAEIVEAYQERTGKRAEGAFYSGNWLVQKCATGVGIFLSGQFLSLAQLSPSADPTAVPQSVIADLVVYFGIATVLLALIAAYWLGRFPINREDHEARVAAMNAAAMPAPVEPSPPIRR is encoded by the coding sequence GTGAGCCTTGTTCCGGGTAAGCTGCCTTTGCGGCTAAAACTGATCCATGGTTTTGGCGCAGTAGCGTTTGGCGTCAAAGACACCGGTTTTTCTTTCTTCCTGCTGCTGTTTTACAACCAAGTGCTGGGCATGGAGGCTTGGCTGGTCAGCCTTGCACTTTTGATCGCCCTGCTGGTCGATGCGGTCGTCGATCCGATCCTCGGCAATCTGTCCGACCGAACATACACCAAATGGGGCAGACGTCTTCCGTGGCTATATGCCGCCCCGATCCCGCTGGCCTTTGCATGGGTATTGCTATGGTCACCGCCGGGCGGAGAGGCTCCGAGTTTTCTCGGGCTGGTCGGGATTGCTGTTGTTGTGCGTATTCTGCTTTCAGCTTGTGAGGTCCCATCGATTTCACTGCTGCCGGAAATCACGTCGGATTACGTCGAGCGGACAACATTGTTCCGGTATCGTTACCTGTCCGGGTGGCTCGGCGGGTTGTTCATGATGGTGCTTGCGTACAGCGTATTTTTGTCCGGCGAGAACGGGCTGTTGCAACGCGAAGGCTATTTCAGCTTTGGTCTGTTCGGCGGGATATTGATGGTCATATCTGTCATGGGTTCCGCGATTGGCCAGCACAAGCTGGTGGCCAATCTGCCTGCGACCAAACCGCCACCTTTCAGCATCAAAGCCTGCTTTGCGGAGATTTATGAAGCTTTCAGCGAGAAAGCATTCCTGATCTTTGCTGCGGGCGGATTGGCCGCTTACATCAGTCAGGGCATGAGCTTTTCCATGTCGAATTATCTCAACGTGTTCGTCTGGCGGCTTGATGCGACGCCGCTTGGAGAAGGCGGCGCGACGATGCTGGACATTTATCCGCTGGCGCTGTTCCTGTCGGTAATCGTGATGTTCTTTATTGTCGGGCCATTGCATCACCGGCTTGGCAAACCGAAAAGCGCTGCGATGTCTGCAATTGGCTCTTTGGTGATCCTGTTGTCCCCGTATGGCGCGCTGCTGGCCGGGATATGGCCGGATACCGGCACATTCGCCTCTGCCATGCTGCTTTACGCCTTGCTGATCCCCGGCAACGCATTGGCCATTACGGTTATGATTTCGGCTTCCTCGATGATTGCCGAGATTGTGGAGGCCTATCAAGAACGCACAGGCAAACGGGCCGAAGGCGCGTTTTATTCGGGCAACTGGCTGGTGCAGAAATGCGCAACCGGGGTCGGCATCTTTCTCTCAGGCCAATTCCTGTCTTTGGCGCAGCTTTCCCCGTCCGCCGATCCGACCGCCGTTCCGCAATCGGTGATCGCTGATTTGGTTGTGTATTTCGGCATCGCGACGGTCTTGCTCGCGCTGATCGCGGCATATTGGCTCGGCCGTTTCCCCATCAATCGCGAAGATCATGAGGCGCGTGTTGCGGCGATGAACGCTGCGGCGATGCCTGCCCCTGTAGAACCCTCGCCCCCAATTCGGCGGTAA
- a CDS encoding acyl-CoA dehydrogenase family protein — protein MSDLETFRAETRTWLEANCPAEMRQPVRDEEDVYWGGRRAKFKNDAQKAWFDACLAKGYTVPAWPKEYGGAGLAPAEAKVLRQEMSRISARPPLSSFGIWMLGPALLHFGTEEQKKHFLGQIARGEIRWCQGYSEPGSGSDLVSLQTYGEDKGDHWVVNGQKVWTSYADQADWIFCLVRTDKENKYKGITFMLFDTASEGCSTKPIKLISGNSPFCETFMEDVKVPKSYGEGIPAYVGEINRGWDVAKYLLGHEREMISGADGGNTGTVGSAMSRHVAKSGDELDPVLRAELAMFDVDALAYGAMGEKFLDEIKVGKAHPAQPNMMKYAGTELNKRRHELMMSAGGSRSLEWESEETGGGKPSRNWLRTKANSIEGGTSEVMLNVISKRILDLPGA, from the coding sequence ATGTCCGATCTAGAAACATTCCGCGCAGAAACCCGCACCTGGCTGGAGGCCAACTGCCCGGCCGAAATGCGCCAGCCCGTCCGCGATGAAGAGGACGTTTATTGGGGCGGTCGCCGCGCGAAGTTCAAGAATGACGCACAGAAAGCGTGGTTCGATGCCTGTCTCGCCAAAGGCTACACCGTGCCTGCATGGCCGAAAGAATATGGCGGCGCGGGCCTTGCCCCTGCCGAAGCCAAAGTGCTGCGTCAGGAAATGAGCCGCATCAGCGCCCGCCCGCCGCTCAGCTCGTTCGGCATCTGGATGCTCGGCCCGGCGCTGCTGCATTTCGGCACCGAAGAACAGAAGAAACATTTCCTTGGCCAGATCGCCCGTGGTGAAATCCGCTGGTGTCAGGGATATTCGGAGCCCGGTTCGGGCAGCGACCTCGTCAGCTTGCAGACTTATGGCGAAGACAAAGGCGATCACTGGGTCGTCAACGGTCAAAAGGTCTGGACATCCTATGCTGACCAAGCCGACTGGATTTTCTGTCTGGTGCGGACCGATAAAGAGAACAAGTATAAAGGCATCACCTTCATGCTGTTCGACACAGCCAGCGAAGGCTGCTCGACCAAGCCGATCAAACTGATCAGCGGCAATTCCCCGTTCTGCGAAACTTTCATGGAAGATGTGAAGGTACCCAAGTCATATGGCGAAGGTATTCCGGCCTATGTCGGAGAGATCAATCGCGGCTGGGACGTGGCCAAATATCTGCTCGGTCATGAGCGTGAGATGATTTCAGGCGCCGATGGCGGCAACACCGGAACAGTCGGTTCGGCAATGTCGCGCCATGTTGCCAAATCCGGTGACGAGCTTGATCCGGTGCTGCGCGCAGAGCTCGCCATGTTTGATGTCGATGCGCTGGCTTACGGCGCGATGGGTGAGAAATTCCTCGACGAGATCAAGGTCGGTAAAGCGCATCCGGCACAGCCGAACATGATGAAATATGCCGGAACCGAGCTGAACAAGCGGCGTCACGAATTGATGATGTCAGCGGGCGGATCGCGCAGTCTTGAATGGGAAAGCGAAGAAACCGGCGGCGGCAAGCCATCGCGCAATTGGCTGCGGACCAAGGCTAACTCGATCGAAGGCGGCACCTCGGAAGTCATGCTCAATGTGATTTCCAAGCGCATTCTTGATCTGCCGGGCGCCTAA
- a CDS encoding acyl-CoA dehydrogenase family protein: MPLYHDEDQAMLADTATSFMAEQGNIKDQLRHWRDRDCPDGFGHGLWKQMAEMGFTGMLVGEDDGGLGMGHVEAGIVLEEIGRNLTPSPFLTSSVLAATALKHGSNDLKGRYLPGLIEGESVFAVAIDETAKHRPSRITTRAERSGNGFKLSGSKSFVIQGASADMLVVAARTSGSDDDEDGITLFAVPKDAANMSHNSVRLVDSSMATHTKFDGVDLDGDAVIGEVDGGREVLNAMLTAGRIGAAAEGVGVARGAMDLTVDYLKQRKQFGKLIGEFQALQHRASHLYSEVEIARAAVIKAQQLLDGGSEKAELMSSVAKAKVARTAGLAVKEGVQMHGGIGMTDEYDIGLYMKRDRALQEFLGDAYFHANRVAELNGY; this comes from the coding sequence ATGCCCCTTTATCACGATGAAGATCAGGCGATGCTGGCCGATACCGCGACCAGTTTCATGGCCGAGCAAGGCAATATCAAAGACCAACTGCGTCACTGGCGCGACCGTGATTGCCCCGATGGCTTTGGCCATGGATTGTGGAAGCAGATGGCCGAAATGGGCTTTACCGGAATGCTGGTTGGTGAAGACGATGGCGGGCTTGGTATGGGCCATGTCGAAGCGGGCATCGTGCTCGAAGAGATTGGCCGCAACCTGACACCGTCACCGTTTCTGACATCGTCCGTTCTGGCTGCAACCGCTTTGAAACACGGATCGAACGATCTGAAAGGCCGCTATCTGCCAGGCCTGATCGAAGGCGAAAGCGTGTTTGCGGTCGCTATTGATGAAACTGCAAAGCACCGCCCCAGCCGCATTACCACTCGCGCTGAAAGATCTGGCAACGGTTTCAAATTGTCCGGTTCCAAGAGCTTTGTAATTCAGGGCGCGAGCGCAGATATGCTCGTTGTCGCCGCACGGACCAGCGGTTCTGATGACGATGAAGACGGCATCACTTTATTCGCGGTTCCAAAGGATGCCGCGAATATGAGCCACAACTCGGTTCGTCTTGTTGACAGTTCGATGGCCACCCACACCAAATTTGACGGTGTCGATCTGGATGGCGACGCAGTCATCGGCGAGGTCGATGGCGGGCGCGAAGTGTTGAACGCCATGCTCACCGCAGGGCGGATCGGCGCCGCTGCCGAAGGCGTGGGCGTTGCCCGCGGCGCAATGGATTTGACCGTTGATTACCTGAAACAGCGCAAACAATTCGGCAAGCTGATCGGAGAGTTTCAGGCTCTGCAACACCGCGCTTCGCACCTTTATTCCGAAGTTGAAATCGCCCGTGCGGCGGTGATCAAAGCGCAGCAATTGCTTGATGGTGGCAGCGAAAAAGCCGAACTGATGAGCTCGGTCGCCAAGGCGAAAGTCGCCAGAACCGCAGGCCTTGCTGTAAAAGAAGGCGTGCAGATGCACGGCGGCATCGGCATGACTGACGAATACGATATCGGCCTGTATATGAAGCGTGATCGCGCTTTGCAGGAATTCCTCGGCGATGCGTATTTCCACGCCAATCGCGTTGCAGAACTGAACGGGTATTAA
- a CDS encoding SDR family oxidoreductase: MDIQSLFGLDGRVALVTGGSRGIGKMFVEGLLAAGCARVYISARKVEQMQETIAEFGEDKVIGIPADLSQMDGMQSLADEMAKREDKLDILINNAGAAWGQPYLEFSEAGWHRTMDLNVKTPFFLTQKLHDLLVAGGKSGHPAKVIHVSSIDGQRINPWETYPYQASKAAVIQLTRRMAARLIQDNIIVTSIAPGAFPSEMNKAAKNAPDASAAMIPAKRVGTKEDMAAAAIYLCSRAGDYVIGDTVTVDGGVVNAALPAMFNDPAG; encoded by the coding sequence ATGGATATTCAATCACTTTTTGGCCTTGATGGCCGCGTTGCACTGGTCACCGGCGGCAGCCGCGGCATCGGCAAAATGTTCGTCGAAGGCTTGCTCGCGGCGGGCTGTGCGCGGGTTTATATCTCGGCGCGCAAGGTTGAGCAGATGCAGGAAACCATCGCCGAGTTTGGCGAAGACAAGGTCATCGGTATTCCTGCCGATCTTAGCCAGATGGACGGGATGCAATCGCTCGCCGATGAAATGGCCAAGCGCGAAGACAAGCTCGACATTCTGATCAACAATGCCGGCGCTGCATGGGGCCAGCCATACCTCGAATTCAGCGAAGCAGGTTGGCACCGCACGATGGATCTGAACGTCAAGACGCCGTTCTTTCTGACGCAAAAGCTGCACGATCTTCTGGTCGCGGGCGGAAAATCCGGACATCCAGCAAAGGTGATCCACGTGTCCTCGATTGATGGTCAACGGATCAATCCGTGGGAAACCTATCCGTATCAGGCATCGAAAGCTGCGGTGATCCAGCTGACGCGGCGGATGGCTGCGCGTCTTATTCAGGACAATATCATCGTCACATCAATCGCGCCGGGCGCATTCCCGAGCGAGATGAACAAGGCTGCGAAAAACGCGCCAGACGCATCGGCGGCGATGATCCCTGCAAAACGCGTCGGTACCAAGGAAGACATGGCCGCCGCCGCGATCTATCTGTGCAGCCGCGCAGGCGATTATGTGATCGGCGACACCGTTACCGTCGATGGCGGCGTCGTGAATGCGGCTCTTCCAGCGATGTTCAACGATCCGGCAGGCTAA
- a CDS encoding VOC family protein, protein MLFHTMVGSNDIEQSKRFYDTVLGTLGAGEGTRNIADSGHTRLIYNNGNGTNFIVSQPINDEPASVANGSTVAFSCDSPEQVKQLHDTAVAAGGTSIEAPPGPRETASMGTIELAYFRDPDGNKLCGIHFPA, encoded by the coding sequence ATGCTTTTTCACACCATGGTCGGATCGAACGACATTGAACAATCCAAGCGTTTCTACGACACGGTGCTCGGCACCTTGGGTGCAGGGGAAGGGACGCGGAACATCGCCGACAGCGGCCATACCCGTCTGATCTACAATAACGGCAACGGAACCAACTTCATCGTCAGCCAGCCAATCAACGACGAACCGGCAAGCGTCGCCAACGGCAGCACAGTCGCCTTTTCCTGCGACTCGCCCGAGCAGGTGAAGCAGCTTCACGATACCGCCGTTGCCGCTGGCGGAACCTCGATCGAAGCTCCGCCCGGACCGCGCGAAACTGCCTCCATGGGCACCATCGAACTGGCCTATTTTCGTGATCCCGACGGCAACAAACTGTGCGGAATTCATTTTCCTGCCTGA
- the gmk gene encoding guanylate kinase, whose protein sequence is MGDFKTIDKLARRGLLFILSSPSGAGKTTLSRKLLEADDDIKLSVSATTRPPRPGEVDGVHYQFVSDATFDRMVEEDDFYEWAHVFHHRYGTPKGAIREGLKDGQDYLFDIDWQGTQQLYQKDQQDVVSVFILPPSLDELRRRLESRAQDSSDVIDSRMERARAEISHWAEYDYVVINDNVDECFDRVREVLDAERMRRTRQTGLIPFVRELMG, encoded by the coding sequence ATGGGCGATTTCAAAACCATCGATAAACTGGCACGGCGCGGCCTGCTGTTCATTTTGTCCTCTCCATCGGGGGCAGGCAAAACCACGCTTTCGCGCAAATTGCTTGAGGCGGACGATGATATCAAACTGTCAGTTTCCGCCACAACCCGCCCTCCCCGCCCCGGCGAAGTGGACGGCGTGCATTATCAATTTGTCTCCGATGCAACCTTTGACCGGATGGTTGAGGAAGATGACTTTTATGAATGGGCCCATGTTTTTCACCACCGCTATGGCACGCCCAAAGGCGCCATTCGCGAAGGGTTGAAGGATGGTCAGGATTACCTGTTCGACATTGATTGGCAGGGCACGCAGCAGCTTTATCAAAAAGACCAACAGGATGTGGTCAGTGTGTTTATCCTGCCGCCAAGCCTCGATGAACTGCGCCGCCGCCTTGAAAGCCGCGCGCAGGATAGCAGCGATGTGATCGACAGCCGCATGGAGCGCGCCCGCGCAGAAATCAGCCACTGGGCCGAATATGATTACGTCGTGATCAACGATAATGTCGATGAATGTTTCGACCGCGTGCGCGAAGTGCTGGACGCGGAACGCATGCGCCGTACGCGGCAGACCGGCCTGATCCCGTTTGTGCGCGAATTGATGGGGTAA
- a CDS encoding SspB family protein, translating to MTEDTPDSLIPYDEIVQEALRAVVGRVLGEIEQGGSELPGNHHFYITFKTEAPGVSIPPHLKERFPDEMTIVLQNKFWELEVREDGFSVGLSFNQIPAKLQVPFSAITAFVDPAVDFGLQFQASASDTAPEEHDDAENDGSEGSIKSDAGSDDGSNVVTVDFGKKK from the coding sequence ATGACAGAAGACACACCAGACAGCCTGATCCCGTATGATGAGATCGTTCAGGAAGCGCTCCGCGCTGTGGTTGGCCGTGTGCTGGGTGAAATAGAACAGGGCGGCAGCGAGCTTCCCGGCAACCATCATTTCTACATCACCTTCAAAACAGAAGCGCCCGGCGTTTCCATCCCGCCCCATCTGAAAGAACGGTTTCCTGACGAAATGACAATCGTCCTGCAAAACAAGTTCTGGGAATTGGAAGTGCGCGAAGACGGGTTTTCGGTTGGCCTGTCCTTCAATCAGATCCCGGCCAAATTGCAGGTGCCGTTTTCCGCCATCACCGCGTTTGTCGATCCGGCGGTTGATTTTGGCCTTCAGTTTCAGGCCTCTGCCAGCGATACCGCGCCAGAGGAACATGACGATGCCGAGAATGACGGTTCCGAAGGCAGCATAAAATCCGATGCGGGAAGCGATGACGGATCCAATGTCGTCACCGTAGATTTCGGAAAAAAGAAATAG
- the hisB gene encoding imidazoleglycerol-phosphate dehydratase HisB has translation MSETSSPAPATGRTGSVERNTAETAIAITVNLDGTGTYDVSTGIGFLDHMVEQFSKHSLIDVSMKIDGDLHVDQHHTTEDSAIALGQAISEALGDKAGIGRYGHAYSPMDETLTRVALDISGRPYFIWNAKFTQEKLGEWDTELIEHWFHSVSQSAGLTLHCELLYGANNHHICESLYKGFARAMRIAVERDPRKGGAIPSTKGQLGG, from the coding sequence ATGTCTGAAACCTCTTCCCCCGCCCCTGCAACCGGCCGCACAGGCTCGGTAGAGCGCAACACCGCCGAAACGGCGATCGCGATCACTGTGAATCTCGATGGAACCGGCACCTATGATGTGTCCACCGGCATCGGTTTCCTCGATCATATGGTCGAACAATTTTCGAAACATTCCCTGATTGATGTGTCGATGAAGATCGACGGCGATCTGCATGTGGATCAACACCACACGACCGAGGATTCCGCGATTGCGCTGGGTCAGGCGATTTCCGAAGCGCTTGGCGATAAGGCCGGCATTGGCCGGTATGGTCATGCCTATTCACCGATGGATGAAACGCTGACCCGCGTGGCGCTTGATATATCTGGCCGTCCGTATTTCATCTGGAACGCAAAATTCACTCAGGAAAAACTGGGCGAATGGGATACCGAACTGATCGAGCACTGGTTCCATTCAGTTTCGCAAAGCGCGGGCCTGACGCTGCATTGCGAGCTGCTTTACGGTGCCAACAATCACCACATCTGCGAAAGCCTTTACAAAGGTTTCGCCCGTGCGATGCGCATCGCGGTAGAGCGCGATCCGCGCAAAGGCGGCGCAATCCCGAGCACCAAGGGGCAGCTTGGTGGCTAG
- a CDS encoding YciI family protein, whose protein sequence is MASIFIASLTYTVPIEEIDALLPAHLEWLKAGHASGQFMAWGPREPRDGGLIFIRAQNRSEAERFAASDPFITAGAAKSEMIEWTPRFVGPGLEALSG, encoded by the coding sequence GTGGCTAGCATCTTTATCGCGTCGCTGACCTACACGGTGCCGATCGAAGAAATCGACGCTTTGCTGCCTGCTCATTTGGAATGGCTCAAGGCGGGCCATGCATCCGGCCAGTTTATGGCTTGGGGGCCAAGAGAGCCGCGCGATGGCGGTTTGATTTTCATTCGGGCGCAAAACCGCAGCGAAGCAGAACGCTTTGCCGCGAGCGATCCGTTTATCACCGCAGGCGCCGCCAAAAGCGAAATGATCGAATGGACCCCCCGCTTTGTGGGGCCGGGACTTGAGGCGCTGAGTGGCTGA
- the hisH gene encoding imidazole glycerol phosphate synthase subunit HisH: protein MAEIIALIDYGAGNLHSVHNALKAVGANVSVTADPNIVRAADRIVLPGVGSFKSCAQGLAAIEGMTEAMTERVLIGGAPFLGICVGMQLLATRGLEHGTTPGLDWIGGEVRLIKPSDPAIKVPHMGWNDVAIMPHARGSAVVEAGEAYFLHSYHFAVTDAKDVAAMTDHGEGLVAAVARGNILGVQFHPEKSQAYGLATLTRFLEWNI, encoded by the coding sequence GTGGCTGAGATCATTGCCCTGATCGATTATGGCGCAGGCAACCTTCATTCGGTTCATAACGCGCTGAAAGCTGTCGGCGCGAATGTGTCTGTGACTGCTGATCCGAACATTGTGCGGGCGGCGGACCGGATTGTCTTGCCCGGCGTTGGCTCGTTCAAATCGTGTGCCCAGGGTCTGGCCGCGATTGAGGGCATGACAGAGGCCATGACCGAACGTGTGTTGATCGGCGGCGCGCCGTTCCTTGGCATTTGTGTCGGCATGCAATTGCTGGCCACGCGCGGATTGGAACACGGGACGACACCGGGGCTCGATTGGATCGGGGGCGAGGTGCGGCTGATTAAGCCATCAGACCCCGCGATCAAGGTTCCGCATATGGGTTGGAATGATGTCGCGATTATGCCCCATGCGCGCGGATCGGCAGTGGTCGAAGCGGGTGAGGCATATTTTCTCCATTCTTATCACTTTGCCGTGACGGATGCCAAAGATGTCGCAGCCATGACCGACCACGGCGAGGGCCTCGTGGCGGCGGTGGCGCGCGGCAACATTCTGGGCGTGCAATTTCACCCTGAGAAAAGCCAGGCGTATGGCCTTGCGACCCTGACCCGTTTTCTGGAGTGGAACATATGA
- the hisA gene encoding 1-(5-phosphoribosyl)-5-[(5-phosphoribosylamino)methylideneamino]imidazole-4-carboxamide isomerase, whose amino-acid sequence MIVFPAIDLKAGEVVRLAEGDMDRATVYGDNPAAQAMLFAQAGAEYLHVVDLDGSFAGATRNREAVEAIVKAFPGHVQLGGGIRDAAGVEGWFNLGVSRVVMGSAALKNPEFVKDMAREWEGGIVVAVDAKDGMVATEGWAELSDVPVVDLARRFEDAGVAALLFTDIGRDGLLKGVNIDATVDLARRVDIPVIASGGVKGIDDIHVLSLSADEGIEGVITGRALYEGKLDLAAAIAMGARA is encoded by the coding sequence ATGATTGTATTCCCGGCGATTGACCTGAAAGCGGGCGAGGTCGTGCGTCTTGCCGAGGGCGATATGGACCGCGCGACTGTTTATGGTGACAATCCCGCTGCGCAGGCCATGCTGTTTGCACAAGCCGGTGCAGAGTATTTGCACGTCGTTGATCTCGATGGCAGTTTTGCAGGCGCTACCCGGAACCGCGAAGCTGTCGAAGCGATCGTCAAAGCGTTTCCCGGCCATGTGCAACTGGGCGGCGGTATCCGCGATGCGGCTGGCGTCGAGGGCTGGTTCAATCTGGGCGTGTCGCGCGTCGTGATGGGGTCTGCCGCGCTTAAAAATCCCGAATTTGTGAAAGACATGGCGCGCGAATGGGAAGGCGGCATCGTCGTCGCGGTGGACGCGAAAGATGGTATGGTCGCGACCGAGGGCTGGGCCGAGTTGTCCGATGTGCCGGTGGTTGATCTTGCCCGCCGGTTTGAGGACGCAGGCGTTGCCGCTCTTTTGTTTACCGACATTGGCCGTGATGGCTTACTGAAAGGCGTGAACATCGACGCGACCGTCGATCTGGCGCGCCGCGTCGACATTCCAGTCATCGCCAGCGGCGGGGTGAAAGGTATTGATGACATTCACGTGCTCTCGCTCAGCGCGGATGAGGGCATCGAAGGCGTCATCACAGGCCGCGCGCTGTATGAAGGCAAACTCGATCTGGCAGCTGCAATTGCGATGGGAGCGCGGGCGTAA
- the hisF gene encoding imidazole glycerol phosphate synthase subunit HisF has translation MTVRIRVIPCLDVADGRVVKGVNFVDLKDAGDPVEQARAYDAAGADELCFLDISATHEGRGTLLDIVKRTAEVCFMPVTVGGGVASVEDARALLLAGADKVAVNSAAVKRPEVVREIAERFGSQCIVASVDARRVVPTTGEPGPKWEIFTHGGRKPTGIDAIEHAKNMAQLGAGELLVTSMDGDGTKAGYDLELTRTIADAVSIPVIASGGVGTLDHLVDGVKEGHASAVLAASIFHFGQHTITEAHEALRAAGLPARGV, from the coding sequence ATGACTGTCCGTATCCGCGTCATCCCCTGCCTCGACGTCGCCGATGGGCGCGTGGTGAAGGGCGTGAACTTTGTCGATCTGAAAGACGCAGGCGATCCGGTTGAGCAGGCGCGCGCCTATGATGCGGCGGGGGCGGATGAGCTGTGTTTCCTCGATATTTCCGCCACGCATGAAGGCCGGGGCACTTTGCTCGATATCGTAAAGCGCACCGCAGAGGTCTGCTTTATGCCGGTCACGGTTGGCGGCGGGGTTGCATCGGTTGAAGATGCGCGCGCGCTGCTGCTGGCGGGCGCGGACAAGGTCGCGGTGAATTCTGCTGCAGTCAAACGGCCAGAGGTCGTGCGCGAGATTGCCGAGCGTTTCGGCAGCCAGTGTATCGTCGCCAGCGTCGATGCGCGGCGGGTTGTACCGACGACTGGCGAGCCGGGGCCGAAATGGGAAATCTTTACTCATGGTGGGCGAAAACCGACCGGGATCGACGCAATCGAGCACGCGAAGAACATGGCGCAGCTGGGCGCGGGCGAATTGCTTGTCACCAGTATGGACGGCGACGGAACAAAGGCGGGCTACGATCTTGAACTGACCCGTACAATCGCCGATGCGGTCAGCATTCCTGTCATCGCCAGCGGGGGCGTGGGTACGCTGGATCATCTGGTCGATGGAGTGAAAGAAGGGCACGCGAGCGCGGTTCTGGCCGCATCGATCTTTCATTTTGGCCAGCACACAATCACCGAGGCCCACGAAGCGTTGAGAGCGGCGGGCTTGCCCGCGCGCGGCGTTTGA
- a CDS encoding phosphoribosyl-ATP diphosphatase, which translates to MSTHTDTLARLERTIAARRGASPDSSYVAKLNAKGLPKMAQKVGEEATETVIAAVSGSNEELVGESADLLFHLMVLLGAKGVSFDHVLAELDRREGLSGLDEKASRSE; encoded by the coding sequence ATGAGCACACACACCGATACTCTTGCGCGTCTTGAAAGAACCATCGCGGCGCGTCGCGGCGCTTCGCCAGACAGCAGCTATGTCGCCAAGCTCAACGCCAAAGGCTTACCGAAAATGGCGCAAAAAGTGGGTGAGGAAGCCACCGAAACCGTGATCGCGGCTGTTTCAGGCAGCAATGAAGAATTGGTCGGTGAAAGCGCCGACCTGCTGTTTCACCTAATGGTGCTGCTCGGCGCGAAAGGCGTTTCGTTCGATCATGTTCTGGCCGAACTGGACCGCCGCGAAGGGCTATCGGGCCTCGATGAAAAAGCGAGCAGGAGCGAGTAA